From the genome of Cryptococcus neoformans var. grubii H99 chromosome 11, complete sequence:
AGAGATAAGGGTAACACCAGCCTCGGCACAAGCAACGGCCTGGCCGAAaccgaagaggagggtAAGGTTACAGCTGTTCGACTATTAGCCACGTTTTCATCCAAACCCAACGGACAAATGCAACTCACTGGATGCCCTCAGATTCAAGCTGCTTGGCAGCAAGGATACCCTCGTAAGTGGAGGCGATCTTGATCAAGACTCGCTCCTTGTCAATACCCTGCTCCTTGTAAAGAGCAATAATCTGGTGGGCCTTGTTGATAGTGGCCTGGGTGTCGAAAGAGAACTTGGCGTCAACCTCGGTAGAAACTCGACCGGGGATGATCTTCAAGATCTCAGTACCGAACTCGACGAGGAGTCGGTCCATGGCGTTCTCGGACTGGACATCAACGGAGCTAATCGGCAACGCAAAATGtcagatgatgatcctACTTTATGAATCGATGCAGAAAAAGACTTACCCGCCCTTAGACTTGGCGTACTGGATAGCAGGCTCGAGGAGCTTAGCGTAAGCGGGCATCTTGACGGCGGCAAGACTATAGGCATACAGTATATCAGCAAGTGTCTTGCAGAAGCGTGAATCGATCATCTCATTGGCCGGCCCGAAAGCGAGccgagagatggagatggaaagaaacGTACATGAGGGAAGGGTTGGTAGTGGCATCCTGGGGCTTAAATTTGTCGATGGAAGTAAAGTCACCAGTGTCGGCGACGACGGTGGTGCCAGTGCTGTACGTATATAGTGATACAAACGTAGAAAGATAAAGAGTACCCGATCAAACACCAACGGCAAAGAGGCGAGGAATGAGATAAAACGTGTCAGCGCATTGTACTTGGAGCTGGAAGTGAAGGGAAAGACTCACGCCTTAAGAGCTTCAAGAGAAGTGGGCATTTTGATCTAGATGTGTGGTTGCTTGGTTTTTTGGTTatgaaaagagaagatggaaaaagatGCAAaagaaaggcaaagaaggatgagatggaatgTAACttggggaaggatggcAGAGAGGCGGGGGACGGACCTCAAGCGGATGACGTCGCGGTCCGAAGCCCCGAACGTGTGGCAGTCGGTCCCTGGCGGGGCTTTGGCTGGCTCGCTCTCGCTCGCTCGCTCGTCTATTTTTTattgccttttttttcaagCGAGATCCGAGATTGCCGTGTCATCTTACACAATGCATGCATCATCACCCTGTGATCAATAGATGTCAGCATGCGCTGCCTGCGTTCAATATCCGTCAAAAATAGCAAGGTGGCAAAACGGTGGCGAACGTGCCGCTGTATAAGGAGTACGACGTGAATGGTTTGCTTGCTGATTTTTCCTGCGCATATtgcagagaaagagggggaATTGGGAATACTTATGCGGTGGGGATAATTCGTCAGATCCTCTGGATTCGTGGTCCGATAACGGGTATAAACGGCCGCTACCTATTTGGTGCATGGGTGAAACGTCCGATACATCTTTCTTTGCAAAACGGGAGCAGCGGCGGACGGTGATGCAGTGTTCAGTATCACATCTGGGAGCAGTACATATACAACAGGTTTGTATGCATGGCTCACTTTCATACTGACCCATTTCAGAGAGGATGCTGCTCGTCGACGGTCGAACGTGCAAAAACCGCCACACCTCGAAATGCCGAGTGGTGCCGGCGTATTAACTTTGTAATTTTTTTGTCCCGATCCCAACACCCCTTGTTTGAAGAGGCGCACGGGATGTGAACAAGGGCAGGTCGGAGCAGGAATTATATGGCGATGGACCAGTCGTCTTGAAGAGATGATTGCATGCATTGGAAGTGGCGAGAAGTGAGACATGCATGGATGCACCAGAGGCAGTTACACTGGAAGCTTGTGACAAAAGACGCACGAGAACAGATATGGAAGCCAAGAGGTCGCGCTACGAAACGGACAAACAAAGGTTGAGGAACGAAGATTTGCCCTGAGATGTGCACCGTGTTTGGTGGGCTGTGGGCACGTCTTCTCTCCTgtcattctcctccttcctttgcgCCCATAATATCTATACTATAGTCAGCccatcctttcttccttcctcccctaCAGGCACCTGCGCCTCCGACCCCCACATTCCTTTCCAGCGTCTCACCCCACTCGGCACTGTATATTCGTCCCTTCCTAACAGCCAGTTCCCGGGACCTCGTAAGCAGCTTTCGCTCAGACACAACGACATACACTGTAAGTGCACAGCTTTGACCACCGCCATCCATCACACATCATCCACTTGATCCGTTTTTTCATTCCATCCCCATTGCACCCTAGACTCTAGTGTCCATTGTCTAGTTCTCTGGCAGAACAACCCGCTGATCACTGTCGTTCCCTACTCCTCCCGACGCTCGACCCTCAGGACACACATTCTTTTCCCGCTCGATAACCACTATCCCCCGTTGCCTTTTCATCCGACAatgccttctcctcctaTTGGCCGTGTTGGCCTTGCAGGCGCACCCCACCAAGGCACTGTTAAGAGGGCCGTCCAGGAGCGAGGTGGGTGTCTTGACGTGACACATGATTTCCGTCTATTCTCTAACCTTTAGAAACAGCTTCTTGTGACCTCGCGGCTGGTGGCCTCTACGTCTTCCCCAACTCTAGCTCTGTCATCGACGCCACCCAGCCCGTCACCTTCAAATGGAACACTGCATGCGATGTTACCACTTCCACTGTTGATCTCTACCTTTATGAGTCTGTCGGCCTCATTAAAACTTGGTCAGACATCGACTTTTCAGCTGGTGAATACACTGTCCAACTCCAGCCTAAATGGTGGAACGACACTACCACCGCTTCCCTCCAGTTGAACATCCTTGACCACGGTGCCGACTCCTGGGATACTTCCTATCTTGCTGGTCCTGTTTTCACCGTCGACTATGCCACTTCTGCCATGTTCCACACTACTACTTCCAATGGTCAAGTCATCACTTCAACCGTCGCTGCTGCCGCTACTGAGAGCAAAGACGCCGTCTTCCATGATGTCTCTAGCACAAATAATGGCGACAAAAGCAGTATCTCCAAAGGAGCCATTGCCGCCGCTGTCGTCGTTCCTATTGTCGTTGTTGCCATTATTATCGCTGTTGCCGTTCGATTCTGGCGAATGCGCGAAgcagaaaagaggaagcgaTGGTCTCAGGCTTTGTCTACCCATTCCAACCTTGAATGGGAGAAGGGCGCCATGCCAGGAGAGAAGCCTCCTTCCGTCCTTGGACGACCTTCCATGGGCGGACGTCTTTCCATGGGTACCCGCCCCAGCATGTCCTCTTATGGTGGTAACCCTCGTCCTACATCTTCTGTGTACGCCGTCG
Proteins encoded in this window:
- a CDS encoding transaldolase, translated to MPTSLEALKATGTTVVADTGDFTSIDKFKPQDATTNPSLILAAVKMPAYAKLLEPAIQYAKSKGGSVDVQSENAMDRLLVEFGTEILKIIPGRVSTEVDAKFSFDTQATINKAHQIIALYKEQGIDKERVLIKIASTYEGILAAKQLESEGIHCNLTLLFGFGQAVACAEAGVTLISPFVGRILDWYKKANPDTTYTAENDPGVQSVQKIYNYYKQHGYKTIVMGASFRNTGEIAALAGCDFLTISPKLLDELNKSQDDLPKKLDASSTGESIPKTSYLNDEAKFRWALFDDVMAFDKLHEGIRGFAKDGASLKEMLIEKLKA